GCCGCGGCGCCTTCGCGGCGAGAACCCGAGCAAATCGCTCCCACCTCGGCTAAGACCGGCCGCCGTGATTACTCAGGCCGATCTCAAGCGGTACCGCGCGCTCCAGCAGAAGAAGTTCCGTGGCGAGAGCCGCCGCTACCTCGTGCAAGGGCGCAAGGTCGTCGCCGAGCTGCTCGAGTCGACCACGCGCGTCGAGGTGCTGCTCGCGAGCGAGCCCGCGGCCGAGCACATCAAGCCGCTGGCGACCGCGAAGCGTGTGCCCGTGCAGATCCTCGCGTCGCACGAGCTCGACAAGATCGGCACGTTCGAGAAGGGCAACGAGCTCATCGCGATCGCCGTGGCGCCCGACCCGCTCCCGTTCCGTGCCCCCGCGGGGGACGAGCTCATGCTCGCGCTCGACGGTGTCCGCGATCCGCGAAACCTCGGCAGCCTCGTGCGCATCGCGGACTGGTTCGGCGCGGGCCGTCTGCTCATGAGCCACGACTGCATGGAGCTCCACAACCCGAAGGTCGTGCAGTCCACGATGGGCTCCCTCTTCCGCGTCGAGACCCGCTACGCGAACCTCGCGCAGGAGCTCGCGGCCTGCCACGCCGCCGGCGCCAGCATCTACATCGCGGACATGGGCGGGAAGTCCATCTTCGAGACCGAGATCAAGCGGCCTGCCGTGATCGTGCTCGGCAGCGAGTCGCACGGGCACTCGAACGCCACCGCGTCGATCGGCGCGGAGGTGGTGGCGATCCCTCGCTTCGGGAAGGCCGAGTCGCTGAACGTGGCGATGGCCGCCTCGGCGCTCCTGACCGAGGCGTCGCGGCAGCTCGTGCACGCGCGCCCGTGAGCCGGCGAGCGTGACCACGACGAGGCTCCGCGCGAGGCCCGTGCCTGCAAGGCGCGCGTCGTCTCGTTCGGCGTACGCAATGCTTGCGTAGAGGCGCTCTCCTGCGGCGCGCGCGCCAGGAACGTGCACAATGAGCCTCATGAGAGTGGAGCTCCTCGCCGTGGTCGGTCTCCTCTTCGGCTGCTCGTCGGCCACGTCGCCCGACGCGGTCTCCGACGGTGGCGGCGCGACGGCGCCCGAGTCCGGTGTCGACGCCTCGGCGCCGGAGCCTCCGCCTGCGCCTCACCCGACGAGCGACGCGCTGCGCGCCTGCGCGATGAAGGCCGGTGACGTTCGCACGATCGCCGAGGCCATCACGCGGTTCAACGCGCTCGTGCCGACCACCGACGCGGCGTGTTTCCTCGCGACGCTGCCGCGCCCGCTCTCGGTGGTCGCCACGACCGGCCTGACGAGCGCGCAGCCCGCCGGCGGAAAAGACAGCCCGCGCATGTTCTTTCTCTCGCCGACCCTCGTCATCAGCGCGGTGCCTGCGGGGGAGGGGAGCAAGGCGGTCGAGTTCGGCGAGTGGGTCACGCCGACCCGCACGATCAAGGGAGAGATCGCCCTGCCCGTGCAAACGCCGCTCGCGCCCGGGGCCGCGTTCGAGCGGATTTTGTTCGGAAAGGACGCCGATCGGACGGCGTGCGCGACCTGCCACCGCTACGAAGAGCGCTCGCCCACGGTCCCCGGCGCGTTCGTCTCGGCGGCCTACAAACCCGAGCCCGGGACCTTCGTCACCGTCGCCGAGCTCCGACGCTTCCACGACGCGTGCATCGCGTCGTCCGACAAGAGCCCGCGCTGCGAGATGTTCCACGCCGTGTTCGACTTCGGCGAGGTCCGTCAGGGCGCGTTCGCGAGCGAGGTCGAGACCTTCTTCATCCAGCGCTGAGGCGCGCTTCAGGCCGGGTAGAGGGCGAAGATGCGCTCGGCCACGCGCTCGCCGTCGATCGCCGCGGACACGATGCCCCCGGCGTACCCCGCGCCCTCGCCGCAGGGGAAGAGGCCGCGCACGCCGGGGTGCTCGAGCGTCTCCGGATCGCGAGGGACCCTCACGGGCGACGACGTGCGCGACTCGACCCCGACGACGACCGCGTCGTTGGTGTAGTACCCACGCATCTTGGCCCCGAAGGTTCGGAGGCCCGCGCGCAGGCGATCGCCGATCTCCTTGGGCAAGAGCTCGTCGAGCCGCGCGGCCGTGATGCCCGGCGGGTAGCTGCACACGGGCAGGCTCGACGACGCGCGCCCCTCGCAGAAGTCGACGAGGCGCTGCGCGGGGGCCACCTGGGTGCGCCCACCGGCCTCCCACGCCGCGCGCTCGATCGCGGCTTGGTAGGCGACACCGGAGAGGGGGCCACCGTCGCCCTTCGGGCCGCGCACCTCGACGACGACGCCGGAGTTGGCGAAGGGGTTGTTGCGCTTGCTGGGGCTCCACCCGTTCGTCACGATCTCGCCCGGGCTCGTCGCACACGGGGCGATGATCCCGCCCGGGCACATGCAGAACGAGTAGACCCCGAGCCCGTCGACCTGCTCGACCGCGGAGTAGCTCGCGGGAGGCAACAGCGGATCACGCACCTTCGCGTGGTACCGGATCTGGTCGATGACGCTCTGCGGGTGCTCCACGCGCACGCCGAGGGCAAAATCCTTGCGCTCGATGGCGATCCCCTGGCGCGCGAGCATCTCGAAGATGTCACGTGCCGAGTGGCCGGTCGCGAGCACGACCCGGTCCGCGTCGACCTTGGTCCCGTCGCGGAGGACGACCCCGCGCACGGCCCCGTCGACGATGCGGAGCTCCGTGACCCGCGCCTCGAAGCGCACCTCGCCGCCCGCGCGCTCGATGCCCTCGCGGATCGCGACGATGATGCCGGGGAGCTTGTTGGTGCCGATGTGCGGGTGCGCGTCGACGAGGATGTCGGGGCTCGCGCCGTAGGCGACCAGCGTCGCGAGGATGCGGCCCACGTCGCCGCGTTTGCCGCTGCGTGTGTAGAGCTTTCCGTCGCTGTAGGTGCCCGCGCCCCCTTCGCCGAAGCAGTAGTTGCTGTCCGGATCGACGATCCCACGCTGCGTGATCGCCGCGAGGTCGCGCCGCCTCGCGCGCACGTCGCGCCCTCGCTCGAGCACGATGGGGCGGAGGCCGAGCTCGATCGCGCGCAGCGCAGCGAAGAGGCCTCCGGGCCCAGCACCGACGATGACCACGACGGGCTTCTTCCGGACGTCGGGGAGCTCGGGGGGCGTAGTGACCGCGGGCTCGAACGGCGCGTCGGTCGAGATCTCGACCCGGAGCTGCACACGAGGCTCGCGCGCGCGCCCGTCGATCGAGCGCTTCACGATCCGCGTGTCGCGGACCTCGCCTTTCGGGATCTTGGCGGCGCGGATCGCGGCCTCGCGGACGCGTGTCTCCGAGGCGGCCTCGCGCGGCGAGAGCACGATGTCGACCGATCGGATCACGAGCTCCTCGTTCTGCGACGCCACGAACCCATGGGACCGGGTTCTAAATCAGGGGCCACGATTCGGCCATCCTCTTCGTCCCCGAGGCGCGCCTCGTCCGCGAGCCGCCTTCGGCCTGTCGGTGCGCGCGGTCCCTCGAGCTCCTGCGCGCCGTGCTTCGGCCCGACGAAGAAATTCGCGCTTCGTGCTTCGAGAACGGCGCCCGGACCGATAGAACGGCGCCATGAGCTTCGGTCGAAACCCCCATGTCGCGAAGGCCCAAGCGGCCGAACAGAAGGCCCAAGACGCGACCGACGACAACGCCAGGGCGCGCGCGTACCGCGAGGCCGCGCACCTTTGGGACCGCGCTGCGGAGCGGGAAAAACCAGGCAAACAACGGACGCTCTACGAACAGAACGCGGAGCGGGACAGGGAGCTCGCGGATGGCGGCGCTCCCGAGCCGGACGACGACGGCCAAAGCCCGCCCGACCCGAAGCTCCTGAACTGATACGGCCCCTCGAACACCCTTAGCAGCCCGGAGATTTTCTCCCCTCAGCGTGTCTTCGCGGACCTCACGGCCGCGAGGACCGCGAGGACGACCTCTTTCGGGAGCGTGTCGATCAAGGCGAGCAGGTCGACGGGCCCGTCGGCCGTGGGGAAGAGCTCGTCCACCAGGATGGCGAAGCGCTCGTACTTGGAGAGGAGCTGATCGAGGCGATCGCGGAGCCGGTCAGCCTCTTCGCCCTTGGCGTCTCCGAGCATCGCCAGCGAGCGTCGCGAGAGCGCGCACTTGTCGGCCACGACGCTGCGGAGGCGCGAGAGGTACGCGCCGATGACCACGTCGGGGTATTTTCCCTTCAACGCGAACGAGTCGTGGCGCGCGCCGGCCTCGCGTCGCCGCTCGACGATGCCGGCCGCCTCGAGGGCGCGCAGGTTCCCGAAGATGTTGCTCTTGGCCCGACCGAGGAGCTCGGCGAGCTCATCCATGCTCATGGCCGACTCGGCCAGGTAGAGCGCCGCCACGATTTGCCCACCGAGCCGCGTGATGCCCGGGAAGCTCGCGGCGATGTCGCGCCCTACGCCCTCGAGGAGCTCGGTGCGCGCGGCGAGGACGCGTGGGTCTTGGGTGGTCTTGCCTTCGGTCGGCTTGGCCGGCTCGTCGGCCCGTGGTGTCGGCTCACGCCCCATGGGGAATTCTCCAAGCTTAGCGCGGGCTTCGCCAAACCCTCGCGAAAAAGTGTGCGAACCTGCGCGCATGAACGACATGGCACACGCGGCCCCGCCGCCCGGCGATGGGCGCCCGAAGAACAGGCTCGCGCAGGCGGCCTCGCCCTACCTGCGGCAGCACGCGCACAACCCCGTCGACTGGCACCCCTGGGGAGACGAGGCCCTCGCGCTGGCTCGCAGGGACGACCGCCCGATCTTGCTCAGCGTCGGCTACTCGGCCTGCCACTGGTGCCACGTCATGGAGCGCGAGAGCTTCGACGACCCGAAGATCGCCGCGGCCATGAACGCCTCGTTCGTGTGCATCAAGGTCGACCGCGAGGAGATGCCGGACCTCGATCACGTCTACCAGCTCGCCGTGCAGCTCCTCGGCCGCTCGGGCGGTTGGCCGCTCACCGTGTTCCTCACGCCCGACCTCCGCCCGTTCTTCGGCGGCACGTACTTTCCGCCGAACGATCGCCACGGCCTCCCCGGCTTCGCCAAGGTGCTCTCCGCCGTGGCGGGCGCGTGGGCCGACAAACGCGCCGACGTGCTCGAACAGGCGAGCGATCTCGCGGCCGCCATCAGCCGCATCACGCGCAGCGTGGGAGACGCGTCGAGCCCCGGCCCGGACCTGCTCGCGCGCGCCTGCCAGAAGCTCGCCGTGCGCTTCGACGCGGAGAACGGCGGCTTCGGTCAGAGGCCCAAGTTCCCGAACACGATGCCCCTCGAGCTCATGCTCCGGCACGGTCTCGCGTCTGGAGACGTGTCCTGGGAGATGCGTGTGTCGGCGGCCCTCTCGGCCATGCAGGACGGTGGCATCTACGATCACCTCGGGGGCGGCTTTCACCGCTACTCGACCGACGAGGCGTGGCGCGTGCCGCACTTCGAGAAGATGCTCTACGACAACGCGCTGCTCCTCCGCCTCTACACCGACGCGGCCCGCGCCCTCGAGAACGGCGGGTACGAGGCTACGGCGCGCGGCATCGTCGCGTGGGCGCGTGCGCGCATGACACACCCCGAGGGTGGGCTCTTCGCCTCGGAGGACGCGGACTCGGAGGGGGAGGAGGGCACGTTCTACGTCTTCTCTCCGGCCGACGTGCGCGCGGCGATCCCCGACGAAGCGCGCGCCGACCTCGTGCTCGCTCACTACGGCGTCGACGAGGCCGGCAACTTCGAGAAGTCGGGCAAGACGGTGCTCTCGATCCAGAAGTCGGTCGCGCGCCTCTCGATCGAGCGCGGCGTGCCCCCGAGCGAGGTGTCGGCGTCCCTCGATCGGGCCCGCGAGGAGCTCCGAGACTTCCGAGAGAAGCGCCCGAGGCCCTTCCGTGACGAGAAGGTGCTCACGTCGTGGAACGCGCTGTTCGTGTCGGCCCTCGCCGAGGCGGGCGGTGCCTTCGACGATCCTTCGTTCGTCGCCGACGCCGAGGCCGCGTTCGGCTACCTCGAACGAACGTTGGTTCGAGACACGGCAGAAGGTCTCGCGGTGCACCGCCACGCGTTCGAGGGCGCGCCCGCAGGCCTCGGGTTCTTGGACGACTACGCCTTCCTCGCGAACGCCGCGCTCGACCTCTACGAGGTCACGGGCACGTCGCGCTACGCCGCGCTCGCGCGCCGCCTCGGAGAGGCCATCCGCGCTCGATTCGTGGACGGCGAGGTGGGCCTCGTGCTCACCGAGGCCGGTCGCGACGACCTGCTCGTGCGCCCGAAAGAGACCCACGATGGCTCCGTGCCGAGCGGCGCGTCGATGGCGTGCCGCGCGCTCCTCCGGTTGGGGGCGCTCGGGTTCACGGAGCTCTCTGCCGTGGCGGAGCGCGAGCTGTCCCAGCTCACGGGGCGCGCGCTGGAGAACCCGTTCGGCTTCGGGCAGGCCCTCTGCGAGCTCGACCGCGTCGTGCGTGGGTCGGTCGACGTGGTGCTCGTGGGCCCGCGCGAGGACGCGCGTACGAGGGCGCTCGCTCGGGAGGTGTTCCGGGTCTACGTGCCGAACCGCACCGTCGCGTGGGTCGACCCGAGCGACTCGGGATCGGTCGAGGTATGTCCCGCGTTGGCCGAGGGCAAGGCGCCGGGCGAGGTGCCCGTGGCGTACGTGTGCCGGGGCCGCGCGTGCTCGGCGCCGGTCGCGACCCCCGAGGCGCTCGGGGCCCTGCTCGTGGGCACGTGAGCCTGTGGAGAAACGACCGTCGGCACGAGGCGTCCTGGGGAGAATCGACCGGGAGAATCGACCGACAGTGACGCCAACTGGTCGAAATGAATCGGTTCTGTGGCCGGGAGGGTGGGCCGGGCCCTCCCGCGCCTCTTGTGGAGAACCGGCGCGCCCCTGTGGAAAACCGACCGGAAAACCGACCGGAAAAGCGACCGACGGTCGCGCCAAGTCCGCGAAATGACGTGCGGGGCCGCCCCCGAGCCGCCCCCTCCCACACCCGCCCCGGCCCCCGAGCGCGCCCCCCTTCGCGCCCACCCGGCCGACGAAAACTCCCTTCCCTTGACCCCTTTTCGCAAGGTCTGATACCCGTTGGGCTCCCGGGAAGGTTTGCATTTGGGGCCCCCCGGTCCTGCCGTGCGTGGGACGCCCTCACGCACCTATTCGCAGCGAAGCGCCGTTTTCCCACGAGGAACGCCCGTGATCACGTGCCCGAAGTGCTTCAAGGAAAACCAGGACCACTACAAGTTCTGCCTCGGCTGCGGAGCCGAGCTGCCTAGGGACGTGGCCCCCAAGCCGTTCACCGGCAACACCCCGCCTCATGGCATCCAGGCCGCCCAGCCTGCCGCCCCGGCGTTCACCCCCCAACGCGAGCCCTCGCAGCCGGCCTTCAGCGCGTCGCCCCAGCCGGCCTTCCAGGTCGCGCCGGCGCAGCCCGCGTTCAGCCCGCCGCCGCAGGCAGCGCAACCCGCGCCCGCGCCTGCACCCGCAGCGGGTCCCACGCCGTGCCCGCAGTGCGGCCACCCGAACGGGCCCAACAACCTCTTCTGCGGCTCCTGCGGGTTCCGCCTCGGCGGCGCGAAGTCGAACGTGGCCGCCCCCGCCGTTGCCGCTGCGCCCGTGCACGGTCAGGTCGTGCTGACGGCCCTCCGCGCCGACGGGTCCGAAGCGGGCTCGTACACGCTCCCCGACGCCGCTCACCTCTACGTCGGCCGCGAGACGGGCCACATCTTCGCGTCGGACAGCTACCTCTCGCCGCGGCACGCGAGCTTCACCCGCAGCGGTGGCACCCTCACGGTCAAAGACGAGGGCTCGCTCAACGGTGTCTACCGCAAGCTCACGCGCGACGTGCCCGTCGAGCTCCGCCCGAACGACGTCTTCCGCATCGGCCAGGAGATCATTCGCTTCGAGCCCATCCAGCACGCGCCCCCCTCGCCCGATGGCGTCGAGCGGCTCGGCTCGCCCTCGAAGGGGTACGTCGGCCGCATCGCGCTCATCATCGGCCGCGAGACCACCGGCAACGCGTTCCCGGTGCCCGAGTCGGGCATGCACCTCGGTCGCGAGCGCGGCGACGTGCTCTTCCCCGAGGACGGCTACGTGTCGGGCCTCCACTGTCGCCTCGCGTGGGACAAGGGCAAGCTCTTCTTGACCGACCTCGGCAGCTCGAACGGCACCTTCATGCGTCTCCGCGAAGAGACCGAGGTGCGGACCGGCGACGTGCTCCTCATGGGGCAGCAGCTCTTCCGGTTGAGCCTCTAGCGCCATGTCGGCCGGGGGCGCATCGCCGCATCGCACGATCCGTGTCGTGGCCGCCGTCGTCGAGAAGGACGGCTTCTACCTCATCACGCAGCGTCGTGCGTCGGCCGTGCTCCCGCTCATGTGGGAGTTCCCCGGCGGCAAGGTCGAGGCCGGCGAGACCGACGGCGCGGCCCTGAAGCGCGAGGTCATGCACAGGCTCGGCGCCGAGATCGAGTGCGGCAAGCTCATCTCGTTCGTCAGCCACCCGTACGAGCACTACTCGGTCGATCTCTTCCTTTACGAGTGCCACCTCACGAAGGACACCCTCGAGCCCCGCGCGGTCAACGCGTTCAAGTGGGTGCTCTCGAGCGACTTCGATCAGTACCCGTTCACCCCGGCCGACGAGGCCTCGATGAACAAGCTCCTCGGCGTCTGACCCGGCTCACTCGTCGACGACGAGCACGACGCTCTCTGCCGTGCCGCCGAGGAGCTGCGCCTTGCCCACGAAGGCCCCCAACCACGTCTTGCCGTCGTAGTGCGAGAGCCCACTCGGGGTGAGCGCGAAGACGTCGTTCGCTGCCCGTCCCCACAGCGCCATGACTGCCCCGGGCTCTCCGACGTGCGTCCAGGCGGTCCCGCGGCTGTCCGTTCGAAACACGCCGTCTTGCGTGCCGAAGAAGGTCTCGCCCGAGGAGGTCGCCCACACGGACGGGGTGTCCTCGAGGCCACCGGGCGGGGCCGCGCGCTCGGCCCACGCGCCGCTCGGGCTCCGGAAGAGGACGCGCGTCTTCACGTTGTCGAACGCGAAGCCCCACGTCCCGGCGCTCCCGGCGGACCACAACGACTCGGGCACGAGCCCCTTGAGCGTGGGCTCCGGCGTCCATTTCCCGAGGCGGTAACGGAGCGCGCGCTCCGAGCCCCCGCGCGCCCCGGCGTCCCCGTCGGCCATGCCCGTGACCACGAGATCGCCACCGACGCCCGCGAGCGCGTAGGTCGTCGAGAGGGGTACGTCGACCTCCGTGAGCCTCGCGCCGTCGAAGTGCGCGAGCGAGTCCCGATCGAGGACGTACATGTCGGTCGCGCTGCGCCCCCACATCTTGGCGGGCACGGGGCTGTGACGTACGGCGATGACGTCCCAGGTGCCGCGCGTGTCGCGCCGATGGACGAAGCTCCGCTTCCCCGTAGCTTCCATCGTCGCGACGAAGATCGTCTCGTCCGGCGCGACCCACAGCGTGCCCGGCGACTCTCCTCCTTGGGCTCCGCCCGCTGCGGGGATGGGCTCCGTCGTCGCTGCGAGCAGCGCTGCGCCTGGCGTCCCTCGCAGCGTCACGAGCTTCGGGGCGTGCGCGTTGGCGACGAGGGACGGATCCGAGCTGCACGCCTCGGTGAGCCCTACGTTGGCCAAGAGCCGCTCGGCGCGACCGAGGACGTCCATGGGCTCCGTGGAGCCTTCGGGGAACGAGACCTTCGCGAGCGCGGCCTTGGCCCTCGCGCAGTCTCCCGCGACGAACGCCGTGGTGGCTTCGTGCGCGTCGACCGCGAACGGCCTCGTCCCGCAGTAGGCCTCGAGCGAGCGGAGCCGTTGCTCGGCGCACGCGCGGTTGCACTTTGCCGTGTACGCCGGGGTCTTGGTGAAGTCGTAGGGAGGAGGGCTGTACGTCGACCCCCGGCTGCCTGCGAGCACGAGCCTCATGGCGAGCAAGACGAGCGAGATCCCGGCGCTTATCCCGATGCGTGCGCCGTTCGAGGAGCCTCCTTTCGGCGCATCCAGGAGGGCCTTCATCCGGTTCAGCTCCTCGGCCTCTTTCTCCGAGAGGATCTCCTTCTTGCCGCGCACCGAGAGGCGAAAGCTGCGCGCCTCTCGGCCGGCGTGCGGTTCGGTGCGCTGCGTGCTCGAGGTGACGACGTCGACCTTGACGGCATCTCCCGCGTCGAACGCGAGCCCGAGCACGTCTCCCGGGCCGAACGCGAGCCCGCGCACCGCACGCTCCGGGGAGAGCACCTCGGCCTCCAGAGTGAGGCTCGGCCACGCCAACACGAGCACGCGGAGGTCCGACATCTGCACGGCGATTCTCGCGCCCGTATCGTCCAGCGCGAGGCCTACGACCTTGGACGACACGGCGTCGATGCGCCGGTCCCGCGCGTCCTTCACGGCCCAGAGCCCCGTCTCTCCGCCCACGAGCCACGTGCCGCTCGGGTGCTGCGTGAGGCACGTGACGCCCGCATGGACGATCGCCCGCGCCGTCTCCTTCGGTGGCTTCGAGCCTTCGAGCGCGAGAAATCGCAGCCTCCCGTCCTCTTCGGCGTACACGAGCGTGGCGCCGTCGTTCGAGAACGCCATCGCCGAGACACGCGCCTCGATCTCGAAGCTCTCCCCGCGCCGCCACAGGTGAATCGTGTCTTTCGTCGCGAGCGCGAACCCGCAGGCGCCCGCAGCCGACGCGAACGGCGCGCCGAGCGGAGCGACCTTCGCGACGACCTGACCGAGCATCGGATCGACGGTGTGGACCCCACCGGCCTCGTCGACGACGACGAGAGTGCACCCGGCCGACGACCTTCGCCACGGGCTCCCCCCTCCAGAACCGCCCGGCAGCGCGTCGGAGTCCACGAAGTGGAGCGCAACGATGCCCTCCGAGAGCGCGAGCCGCCACTTGGGGGCCTCGGTCTGCGCGTCGTTGGCGAGCAGCTCTTTTCCGTCGAACGTGACGAGGGCGAGCGCATCCGGACCGTAGGCGAGCTTCGACAGTGACATGGTACCCCTCACGGGATTCTACGCCTCTCCCGCGCCGGCCTTCCTCATGTTTGCCCTGCGAAAGCGCGCCTCGTGGAGTACGCCGCCGTGAAACGTGCGTGATGGGAAGTGCTCGTAACCGTGTAGGTATTCGGCGCAGGTTGGGCGCCTTGACCGGAGGTCCGTCGTGCGCGACGCTCCTCCCTCCGGGAAGGTTCACCCCCCGAATCGCGTAAGGTCCTCCAACGATGAACAGTCCGTACGGCTACGGCCCTCAAGCTTCGAACCCCTACGCTGCGCCCCAAGCGATGCCCGGCTTCGGCCCTCCCGGATACGCGCCCGGCCCCATGGCCATCTCGTACCGCGCGCACGGAGGTGGGCTGAAGTGGGCGTACCTCGGTACGCTCCTCGGTGGCTTCGTGATCGCAGGTATCGGCGGCGGCGTGATGGCGGCTGGCGAAGACGACGTGGGCGCGGTGCTGCTGATCTTGGGCCTCTCGACGGCGTTCGCGCTGCGCCTCGTGTTCGCCCTCATGTGGATGTACTCCGCGTGGTCGGCCATCCCGTTCGACTACCGCGTCACGGGCAGCGGCAAGCGCGTGAGCCCCGGTGAGGCCGTGGGCTTCATGTTCATCCCGATCTTCAACCTCTACTGGATGTTCGTCGCCTCGGGCGGCCTCTGCGACGCGCTCGATCACATGCTCCGCTCGTCGGGCACGTCGCGCACCAGCCCCAAGGGCCTCGCGCTCGCCGCGTGCATCATGCAGTTCATCCCCTACGTGAACTTCCTCTTCGCGCCCTTCATGTGGGCCTTCTACATGTTCTCGTTCGACTCGGCGGCGAAGGCCCTCGAGACCGCCGCGGCCTCGGGCGGCGCGGGAGCTCCCGTAGGCTTCGGCGGTGCGGGTGCGTTCGCTCCTCCGGCCGGTGGGTTCGGCGCGCCGGTGGCCGGCTATGGGCCTCCCCCGGGTGGCTACGGC
The sequence above is a segment of the Myxococcales bacterium genome. Coding sequences within it:
- a CDS encoding FAD-dependent oxidoreductase, with amino-acid sequence MIRSVDIVLSPREAASETRVREAAIRAAKIPKGEVRDTRIVKRSIDGRAREPRVQLRVEISTDAPFEPAVTTPPELPDVRKKPVVVIVGAGPGGLFAALRAIELGLRPIVLERGRDVRARRRDLAAITQRGIVDPDSNYCFGEGGAGTYSDGKLYTRSGKRGDVGRILATLVAYGASPDILVDAHPHIGTNKLPGIIVAIREGIERAGGEVRFEARVTELRIVDGAVRGVVLRDGTKVDADRVVLATGHSARDIFEMLARQGIAIERKDFALGVRVEHPQSVIDQIRYHAKVRDPLLPPASYSAVEQVDGLGVYSFCMCPGGIIAPCATSPGEIVTNGWSPSKRNNPFANSGVVVEVRGPKGDGGPLSGVAYQAAIERAAWEAGGRTQVAPAQRLVDFCEGRASSSLPVCSYPPGITAARLDELLPKEIGDRLRAGLRTFGAKMRGYYTNDAVVVGVESRTSSPVRVPRDPETLEHPGVRGLFPCGEGAGYAGGIVSAAIDGERVAERIFALYPA
- a CDS encoding thioredoxin domain-containing protein, with product MAHAAPPPGDGRPKNRLAQAASPYLRQHAHNPVDWHPWGDEALALARRDDRPILLSVGYSACHWCHVMERESFDDPKIAAAMNASFVCIKVDREEMPDLDHVYQLAVQLLGRSGGWPLTVFLTPDLRPFFGGTYFPPNDRHGLPGFAKVLSAVAGAWADKRADVLEQASDLAAAISRITRSVGDASSPGPDLLARACQKLAVRFDAENGGFGQRPKFPNTMPLELMLRHGLASGDVSWEMRVSAALSAMQDGGIYDHLGGGFHRYSTDEAWRVPHFEKMLYDNALLLRLYTDAARALENGGYEATARGIVAWARARMTHPEGGLFASEDADSEGEEGTFYVFSPADVRAAIPDEARADLVLAHYGVDEAGNFEKSGKTVLSIQKSVARLSIERGVPPSEVSASLDRAREELRDFREKRPRPFRDEKVLTSWNALFVSALAEAGGAFDDPSFVADAEAAFGYLERTLVRDTAEGLAVHRHAFEGAPAGLGFLDDYAFLANAALDLYEVTGTSRYAALARRLGEAIRARFVDGEVGLVLTEAGRDDLLVRPKETHDGSVPSGASMACRALLRLGALGFTELSAVAERELSQLTGRALENPFGFGQALCELDRVVRGSVDVVLVGPREDARTRALAREVFRVYVPNRTVAWVDPSDSGSVEVCPALAEGKAPGEVPVAYVCRGRACSAPVATPEALGALLVGT
- a CDS encoding FHA domain-containing protein; translated protein: MITCPKCFKENQDHYKFCLGCGAELPRDVAPKPFTGNTPPHGIQAAQPAAPAFTPQREPSQPAFSASPQPAFQVAPAQPAFSPPPQAAQPAPAPAPAAGPTPCPQCGHPNGPNNLFCGSCGFRLGGAKSNVAAPAVAAAPVHGQVVLTALRADGSEAGSYTLPDAAHLYVGRETGHIFASDSYLSPRHASFTRSGGTLTVKDEGSLNGVYRKLTRDVPVELRPNDVFRIGQEIIRFEPIQHAPPSPDGVERLGSPSKGYVGRIALIIGRETTGNAFPVPESGMHLGRERGDVLFPEDGYVSGLHCRLAWDKGKLFLTDLGSSNGTFMRLREETEVRTGDVLLMGQQLFRLSL
- a CDS encoding (deoxy)nucleoside triphosphate pyrophosphohydrolase, coding for MSAGGASPHRTIRVVAAVVEKDGFYLITQRRASAVLPLMWEFPGGKVEAGETDGAALKREVMHRLGAEIECGKLISFVSHPYEHYSVDLFLYECHLTKDTLEPRAVNAFKWVLSSDFDQYPFTPADEASMNKLLGV
- a CDS encoding WD40 repeat domain-containing protein: MSLSKLAYGPDALALVTFDGKELLANDAQTEAPKWRLALSEGIVALHFVDSDALPGGSGGGSPWRRSSAGCTLVVVDEAGGVHTVDPMLGQVVAKVAPLGAPFASAAGACGFALATKDTIHLWRRGESFEIEARVSAMAFSNDGATLVYAEEDGRLRFLALEGSKPPKETARAIVHAGVTCLTQHPSGTWLVGGETGLWAVKDARDRRIDAVSSKVVGLALDDTGARIAVQMSDLRVLVLAWPSLTLEAEVLSPERAVRGLAFGPGDVLGLAFDAGDAVKVDVVTSSTQRTEPHAGREARSFRLSVRGKKEILSEKEAEELNRMKALLDAPKGGSSNGARIGISAGISLVLLAMRLVLAGSRGSTYSPPPYDFTKTPAYTAKCNRACAEQRLRSLEAYCGTRPFAVDAHEATTAFVAGDCARAKAALAKVSFPEGSTEPMDVLGRAERLLANVGLTEACSSDPSLVANAHAPKLVTLRGTPGAALLAATTEPIPAAGGAQGGESPGTLWVAPDETIFVATMEATGKRSFVHRRDTRGTWDVIAVRHSPVPAKMWGRSATDMYVLDRDSLAHFDGARLTEVDVPLSTTYALAGVGGDLVVTGMADGDAGARGGSERALRYRLGKWTPEPTLKGLVPESLWSAGSAGTWGFAFDNVKTRVLFRSPSGAWAERAAPPGGLEDTPSVWATSSGETFFGTQDGVFRTDSRGTAWTHVGEPGAVMALWGRAANDVFALTPSGLSHYDGKTWLGAFVGKAQLLGGTAESVVLVVDE